In Pseudomonas nunensis, a single window of DNA contains:
- a CDS encoding RNA polymerase factor sigma-54, with protein sequence MKPSLVLRMGQQLTMTPQLQQAIRLLQLSTLDLQQEIQEALESNPMLERQEEGDDFDNADPLADKAEQQPNADVSEPSYQETAPTVDNLEEGDWNERIPNELPVDTAWEDVYQTSASSLPSNDDDEWDFTTRTSAGESLQSHLLWQLNLAPMSDTDRLIAVTLIDCINNQGYLDETLEEILEAFDPELDIELDEIEAVLHRIQQFEPAGIGARNLGECLLLQLRQLAAKTPWLAEAKRLVTDYIDLLGSRDYSQLMRRMKLKEDELRQVIELVQSLNPRPGSQIESSEAEYVVPDVIVRKDNERWLVELNQESVPRLRVNAQYAGFVRRADTSADNTFMRNQLQEARWFIKSLQSRNETLMKVATQIVEHQRGFLEYGDEAMKPLVLHDIAEAVGMHESTISRVTTQKFMHTPRGIYELKYFFSSHVSTSEGGECSSTAIRAIIKKLVAAENQKKPLSDSKIAGLLEAQGIQVARRTVAKYRESLGIAPSSERKRLM encoded by the coding sequence ATGAAACCATCGCTAGTCTTGAGAATGGGCCAGCAGCTGACGATGACACCTCAGCTGCAACAGGCCATCCGCCTGCTCCAATTGTCGACCCTGGACCTGCAACAGGAAATCCAGGAGGCCCTGGAGTCCAATCCGATGCTCGAACGCCAGGAAGAAGGCGACGACTTCGATAACGCCGACCCCTTGGCCGACAAAGCCGAACAGCAACCCAACGCCGATGTTTCGGAACCCTCCTACCAGGAAACCGCCCCGACGGTGGATAACCTCGAGGAAGGCGACTGGAACGAGCGCATTCCCAACGAGCTGCCCGTCGATACCGCGTGGGAAGACGTCTACCAGACCAGCGCCAGCAGCCTGCCGAGCAACGATGACGACGAGTGGGATTTCACCACCCGCACATCGGCCGGCGAGAGCCTGCAAAGCCACCTGCTCTGGCAACTCAACCTGGCACCGATGTCCGACACCGATCGCCTGATCGCCGTGACCCTGATCGATTGCATCAACAATCAGGGCTATCTGGACGAAACCCTCGAGGAAATCCTCGAAGCCTTCGATCCGGAACTGGACATCGAACTGGACGAAATCGAAGCCGTCCTGCACCGCATCCAGCAATTCGAACCGGCCGGAATCGGCGCCCGCAACCTGGGCGAATGCCTGTTGCTGCAATTGCGCCAACTGGCCGCCAAGACGCCTTGGCTGGCCGAGGCCAAGCGCCTGGTCACCGATTACATCGACCTGCTCGGCAGCCGCGACTACAGCCAGTTGATGCGCCGCATGAAACTCAAGGAAGATGAACTGCGCCAGGTCATCGAACTGGTCCAGAGCCTGAACCCGCGTCCGGGCTCGCAAATCGAGTCCAGCGAAGCCGAATACGTCGTTCCCGACGTGATCGTGCGCAAGGACAACGAGCGCTGGCTGGTGGAGTTGAACCAGGAGTCGGTGCCACGGCTGCGGGTCAACGCCCAGTACGCCGGTTTCGTACGCCGCGCCGACACCAGCGCCGACAACACCTTCATGCGCAATCAGTTGCAGGAAGCCCGCTGGTTCATCAAGAGCCTGCAAAGCCGCAACGAAACCCTGATGAAAGTGGCCACCCAGATCGTCGAGCACCAACGCGGCTTCCTGGAATACGGCGACGAAGCCATGAAACCGCTGGTCCTGCATGACATCGCCGAAGCAGTGGGCATGCACGAATCGACGATTTCGCGGGTAACTACCCAGAAGTTCATGCATACCCCTCGGGGCATATATGAGCTGAAATACTTTTTCTCCAGCCATGTCAGCACCTCTGAAGGCGGTGAATGCTCGTCCACAGCGATCCGCGCGATCATCAAAAAACTGGTTGCCGCGGAAAATCAGAAAAAGCCGTTGAGTGACAGCAAGATCGCTGGTTTACTGGAGGCACAAGGCATTCAGGTGGCTCGCCGCACCGTCGCCAAGTACCGCGAGTCCCTCGGGATCGCGCCTTCGAGCGAACGCAAGCGGTTGATGTAA
- the hpf gene encoding ribosome hibernation-promoting factor, HPF/YfiA family, protein MQVNISGHQLEVTEPLRAYIGEKLERLERHFDKITNVQVTMTVEKLKQKIEATLHIPGSEVVANAEHTDMYAAIDSLTDKLDKQLKKHKEKTQSLLQGATGR, encoded by the coding sequence ATGCAAGTCAACATCAGTGGACACCAACTGGAAGTGACCGAACCCCTGCGCGCCTACATCGGCGAAAAACTCGAACGATTAGAGCGGCATTTCGACAAGATCACCAATGTGCAGGTGACGATGACGGTCGAAAAGCTGAAGCAGAAAATCGAAGCCACCCTGCATATTCCCGGCAGTGAAGTGGTCGCCAACGCGGAACATACCGATATGTACGCGGCGATCGACTCACTTACCGACAAGCTGGATAAACAACTCAAAAAGCATAAGGAAAAGACCCAGAGCCTCCTCCAGGGCGCGACCGGTCGTTAA
- the ptsN gene encoding PTS IIA-like nitrogen regulatory protein PtsN yields the protein MIRLENILTPGRSLVNVPGGSKKKALEQIANLIAREVPDLEMQDVFEALIAREKLGSTGFGNGIAIPHCRLKGCNSPISALMHLDAPIDFDAIDGAPVDLLFVLLVPQAATDAHLELLRQIASMLDRKEVREKLRSAPSNEALYQVVLDEQNGH from the coding sequence ATGATCCGACTTGAAAATATCCTGACCCCCGGCCGTTCCCTCGTGAACGTGCCGGGCGGCAGTAAAAAGAAAGCCCTCGAGCAAATTGCCAACCTGATCGCCCGGGAAGTGCCGGATCTGGAGATGCAAGATGTCTTCGAGGCTCTGATTGCCCGTGAAAAACTCGGTTCGACCGGTTTTGGCAACGGCATCGCCATCCCCCACTGTCGCCTCAAGGGTTGCAACTCCCCCATCAGCGCCCTGATGCACCTTGATGCACCTATCGATTTCGACGCCATCGACGGCGCCCCGGTTGACTTGCTGTTTGTCCTGCTCGTCCCGCAAGCCGCCACCGATGCGCACCTGGAGTTGCTGCGCCAGATCGCCAGCATGCTCGATCGCAAGGAAGTACGCGAAAAACTGCGCAGTGCCCCGAGCAACGAAGCCTTGTATCAGGTTGTCCTGGACGAGCAAAACGGTCACTAA
- the rapZ gene encoding RNase adapter RapZ, which yields MRLIIVSGRSGSGKSTALNVLEDNGYYCIDNLPAGLLPELAERALIHTELAQPLVAVSIDARNLPSHLSRFPELLEEVRSRHIQCDVLYLDADEETLLKRFSETRRRHPLSNANRSLAEAIEDETQLLGPIADLADLKINTTSLNLYQLRDTIKLRLLNQPEPGTAFLVESFGFKRGMPVDADVVFDVRCLPNPYWKPELRAQSGLDQPVAEYLAAQPDVEEMFQDIYGYLFKWLPRFAASNRAYVTIAIGCTGGHHRSVYLTERLGQALQQSLKNVQVRHRDLS from the coding sequence ATGCGCCTGATCATTGTCAGTGGCCGTTCCGGCTCCGGTAAAAGTACCGCGCTCAATGTCCTTGAGGACAACGGCTACTACTGCATCGACAACCTGCCCGCCGGTTTGCTGCCGGAACTGGCCGAACGCGCCCTGATTCATACCGAGCTGGCACAGCCGCTGGTCGCCGTGTCCATCGACGCGCGCAACCTGCCCAGCCACCTCTCGCGCTTTCCCGAATTACTTGAAGAAGTTCGCAGCCGGCATATCCAGTGCGATGTGCTGTACCTGGACGCCGATGAAGAAACCCTGCTCAAGCGTTTCTCGGAAACCCGCCGCCGCCACCCGCTGAGCAACGCCAATCGCTCACTGGCCGAGGCGATCGAAGACGAGACGCAGTTGCTGGGGCCGATCGCCGATCTGGCTGACCTCAAGATCAACACCACCAGCCTGAACCTGTACCAGTTGCGCGACACCATCAAATTGCGCCTGCTGAACCAGCCGGAGCCCGGCACGGCGTTCCTGGTGGAGTCTTTCGGGTTCAAGCGTGGCATGCCGGTAGATGCCGACGTGGTGTTCGACGTGCGTTGCCTGCCCAATCCGTACTGGAAACCGGAGCTGCGAGCGCAATCAGGACTCGATCAACCAGTGGCCGAGTACCTGGCTGCGCAGCCGGACGTCGAAGAGATGTTCCAGGATATCTACGGTTACCTGTTCAAGTGGCTACCGCGATTTGCCGCCAGCAACCGCGCCTACGTCACCATTGCCATTGGCTGCACCGGCGGTCATCACCGCTCCGTCTACCTGACCGAACGTCTGGGTCAGGCCCTGCAACAATCCCTGAAGAACGTCCAGGTTCGCCACCGCGACCTCAGCTAA
- a CDS encoding HPr family phosphocarrier protein yields MPALEIEIINKLGLHARASAKFVGVAGEFKDCSIRVGRTPESTVDGKSIMAMMMLAAGKGTKIHLSTEGEQAEEALQALVALINDYFGEGG; encoded by the coding sequence ATGCCTGCTCTGGAAATTGAAATCATCAACAAGCTGGGCCTGCACGCCCGCGCTTCTGCAAAATTCGTTGGCGTTGCCGGTGAGTTCAAGGATTGCTCGATCAGAGTAGGACGCACGCCGGAATCCACAGTCGACGGTAAAAGCATCATGGCCATGATGATGTTGGCGGCTGGCAAAGGCACAAAGATCCACCTGAGCACTGAAGGCGAACAGGCTGAAGAGGCGCTGCAAGCATTGGTGGCACTGATCAACGACTACTTCGGCGAAGGTGGCTGA